In a single window of the Deinococcus cellulosilyticus NBRC 106333 = KACC 11606 genome:
- a CDS encoding response regulator transcription factor, with translation MIRVLIAEDQVMILGALKALLELEGDIEVLAATKNGAEALKAALEVKPDIVITDIEMPEKTGLELAQDLKQQLPKTRVIIVTTFARAGYLRRAMESGVKGYLLKDAPSDELADAIRRVHAGGIVINPMLAAEAWSDQDPLTDRERQVLRLAHEGMTSHQIAEKLHLSEGTVRNYLSEAISKLGASNRVEAARMAREKGWL, from the coding sequence ATGATTCGCGTCCTGATCGCAGAAGACCAGGTGATGATCCTGGGTGCCCTGAAAGCATTGCTGGAGCTTGAAGGGGACATTGAGGTTCTGGCCGCCACCAAGAATGGGGCCGAAGCCCTCAAAGCTGCGCTGGAGGTCAAACCGGACATTGTCATCACCGACATCGAGATGCCCGAGAAAACCGGCCTGGAGCTTGCCCAGGACCTCAAACAGCAACTCCCAAAAACCCGTGTGATCATCGTGACCACCTTCGCCCGTGCAGGCTACCTGCGCCGGGCCATGGAATCTGGCGTCAAGGGATACCTGCTGAAAGACGCCCCATCCGATGAACTCGCAGATGCCATCCGGCGGGTGCACGCAGGAGGTATCGTCATCAACCCGATGCTGGCCGCAGAAGCCTGGTCCGACCAGGACCCCCTCACCGACCGGGAACGCCAGGTGCTGCGCCTTGCCCATGAAGGCATGACCTCTCACCAGATCGCCGAAAAACTGCACCTCTCCGAGGGCACCGTGCGCAACTACCTCTCGGAGGCCATCTCCAAACTCGGGGCCAGCAACCGGGTGGAAGCTGCGCGAATGGCACGGGAGAAGGGGTGGTTGTAG
- a CDS encoding sensor histidine kinase, whose product MNARRDSMFRFMPVAWLFFLTFPIGNMIGNIHGVMDVLKGGLLIAGFLALYFWVFRTIKPERPLEGFPYWNIVAVLWCFLAFFVGMPLFEWNGLTFLVYAASLGAFQRSLTITIATAVAALGVFVWGIVVQHIHWGDLITTMLLTVSVAIGNHFGYAAMESGMRMKTLQKEKENLARIAERERIARDLHDLLGHTLSVIVLKTELASKLMDRNPERAKQEIKEVEKISRDALTEVRLAVQGYKGTDLKSELGRAKVALDAAGIKLEYLVTEVELNIEQQSALQLILREAITNIIRHSKAQNCQVSLEEQRSNIILKIIDDGVGVGEHIGNGMKGMRERTEALGGKFSVKNHSGTTIEVCIPRGQQDPQKSIQGVPA is encoded by the coding sequence ATGAACGCAAGACGAGACTCCATGTTCCGCTTCATGCCCGTGGCATGGCTTTTCTTTCTGACCTTCCCCATTGGAAACATGATCGGAAACATCCATGGTGTGATGGATGTCCTCAAGGGGGGTCTGCTCATTGCGGGTTTTCTCGCCCTGTACTTCTGGGTGTTCCGCACCATCAAACCCGAACGGCCCCTGGAGGGTTTTCCTTACTGGAACATCGTGGCTGTGCTCTGGTGCTTCCTGGCGTTTTTTGTCGGCATGCCTCTTTTTGAATGGAATGGCCTGACGTTCCTGGTGTATGCAGCAAGTCTGGGGGCTTTCCAGCGCAGCCTGACCATCACCATTGCCACAGCGGTTGCTGCACTGGGAGTGTTCGTCTGGGGCATTGTGGTGCAGCACATCCACTGGGGCGACCTGATCACCACAATGCTCCTGACCGTGTCCGTGGCCATCGGGAACCACTTCGGATATGCAGCGATGGAATCGGGCATGCGCATGAAAACCCTGCAGAAAGAAAAAGAAAATCTGGCCCGCATTGCAGAAAGGGAACGGATTGCCCGTGACCTGCACGACCTGCTGGGGCACACCCTGAGCGTGATCGTGCTGAAAACTGAACTGGCCTCCAAACTGATGGACCGCAACCCCGAGCGGGCAAAGCAGGAAATCAAGGAAGTGGAGAAAATCTCACGGGACGCCCTCACCGAAGTGCGTCTGGCCGTGCAGGGCTACAAGGGCACGGACCTGAAAAGCGAGCTGGGACGGGCCAAAGTTGCCCTGGACGCCGCAGGCATCAAACTGGAATACCTCGTCACCGAAGTGGAACTGAACATTGAGCAGCAGAGCGCCCTGCAACTGATCCTCAGGGAAGCCATCACCAACATCATCCGCCACTCGAAAGCCCAGAACTGCCAGGTGTCCCTGGAAGAACAACGGAGCAACATCATCCTGAAGATCATCGATGACGGGGTGGGCGTGGGAGAACACATCGGCAACGGCATGAAGGGCATGCGGGAACGCACCGAAGCCCTGGGAGGAAAATTCTCCGTGAAAAACCACTCTGGCACCACCATCGAAGTCTGCATCCCCAGAGGCCAGCAGGACCCCCAGAAATCCATCCAGGGGGTGCCCGCATGA